One Mangrovimonas cancribranchiae DNA segment encodes these proteins:
- a CDS encoding DUF58 domain-containing protein, with the protein MDLQQELNKVGGFKNLDLLAKQVVEGFIAGMHKSPFHGFSAEFAEHKIYNQGESTKHIDWKLFAKTDKLYTKRYDEETNLRCHLIIDNSSSMHYPEMSLFSIDKLNKIAFSALASASLMHILKKQRDTVGLSVYSNAYDFYAPEKGSERHYHMLLHQLGELVQSKPESKQTETYTYLHQIAEKIHRRSLVFLFTDMFQTETNEEKLFEALRHLKHNKHEVVLFHVFDKAKELMFDFDNSPRRFIDVETGEHINLYAENIKENYEKAVNKYFNDIKLKCGQYKINYVEADVNKGFNAVLSTFMVERQKFL; encoded by the coding sequence ATGGATTTACAACAAGAATTAAATAAGGTAGGCGGGTTTAAAAATCTAGATTTGTTAGCGAAACAAGTTGTTGAAGGATTTATAGCCGGTATGCATAAGAGTCCGTTTCATGGCTTTTCTGCAGAGTTTGCAGAGCATAAAATATATAACCAAGGCGAAAGCACAAAACATATAGATTGGAAGCTATTTGCAAAAACAGATAAGCTATATACAAAACGCTACGACGAAGAAACCAACTTGCGTTGCCATTTAATTATAGATAATAGTAGTTCTATGCATTATCCAGAAATGTCGTTGTTTTCTATTGATAAGCTTAATAAAATTGCATTTTCTGCTTTGGCTTCGGCAAGTTTAATGCATATTTTAAAAAAACAGCGCGATACTGTTGGGTTAAGCGTGTATAGTAATGCGTATGATTTTTATGCGCCAGAAAAAGGAAGTGAAAGACATTACCATATGTTGCTACATCAGTTAGGAGAGTTGGTGCAATCTAAGCCCGAAAGTAAACAAACAGAGACATATACTTACCTTCACCAGATCGCTGAGAAGATTCACAGGCGATCGTTAGTGTTTTTATTTACAGACATGTTTCAAACCGAAACCAATGAGGAGAAGTTGTTTGAAGCCTTACGACATTTAAAACACAATAAGCATGAAGTTGTGTTGTTTCATGTTTTTGATAAAGCTAAAGAGTTAATGTTCGATTTTGATAATTCGCCGCGACGATTTATTGATGTTGAAACAGGAGAACATATAAATTTATATGCCGAAAATATTAAGGAGAACTATGAAAAAGCCGTTAATAAGTATTTTAATGACATAAAATTAAAATGTGGGCAGTATAAAATTAATTATGTGGAAGCCGATGTAAATAAGGGATTTAACGCTGTTTTATCTACCTTTATGGTGGAGCGTCAAAAATTTTTATGA